One Desulfobulbus propionicus DSM 2032 DNA segment encodes these proteins:
- the rsfS gene encoding ribosome silencing factor: MKKLKKEYAEKEGRELAAVCARVALDTKAEEVVVLDVRGLASFTDYFVIMSGRSTRHVQGLAEAIEGELSTKRISSKHSEGLREGMWVLLDFGDVVVHIFYHENRAFYDLEGLWHDAPKIDVDSLLAENAQP, translated from the coding sequence ATGAAAAAATTAAAAAAAGAGTATGCGGAAAAAGAGGGCAGGGAACTGGCGGCGGTGTGCGCCCGCGTGGCCCTCGACACCAAGGCGGAGGAGGTGGTGGTGCTGGATGTGCGCGGCCTGGCTTCCTTCACCGACTATTTCGTGATCATGAGCGGCCGCTCCACCCGTCACGTGCAGGGGCTGGCCGAGGCCATCGAGGGCGAGCTGAGCACCAAGCGGATCAGCAGCAAGCACAGCGAGGGGTTGCGCGAGGGGATGTGGGTGTTGCTCGATTTCGGCGATGTGGTGGTGCACATCTTCTATCATGAGAACCGTGCTTTTTATGATCTGGAGGGGTTGTGGCACGATGCCCCCAAGATCGATGTCGACAGCCTGCTGGCCGAAAACGCCCAGCCCTGA
- the gpmI gene encoding 2,3-bisphosphoglycerate-independent phosphoglycerate mutase — protein MSAPVPVILAILDGWGIADPVPTNAVFVAKTPNMDRLSAAYPMTTLVAHNGMVGLPEGQMGNSEVGHLNIGAGRIVYQDFTRINLAVERGELAANPVFNRVMEQVKAADSRLHLCGLVSDGGVHSHLRHLIALIELAAAKGVEVVVHCFMDGRDTPPTSGLGFMEELVAAMARIGCGQVATISGRYWAMDRDKRWDRVKKAWDAMVEGVGPTAADAVTVMREAYARGETDEFLTPTVLVDGQGVPLARIRDNDAVIFFNFRADRVRELCHAFGDVDFSGFDAGVRPRLLALATMTEYEADFPFPVAFPPVTLTHILGEEVSRHGRRQLRIAETEKYAHVTYFFNGGNEVPYPGEDRLLINSPRDVATYDQKPQMSAVEVTDRLLAALAEREAAGAPYDLVILNFANGDMVGHTGIMAAAVAACETVDRCVGRIEQFVRERGGVLLITADHGNAEQMVDPQNSGPYTAHTLSPVPFIVVSEAFRNRTLRPGGALKDIAPTILTLMELPIPKEMEGESLIV, from the coding sequence ATGTCCGCGCCCGTTCCCGTTATCCTGGCCATCCTCGACGGTTGGGGAATTGCCGATCCCGTGCCGACCAACGCGGTTTTTGTCGCCAAGACCCCCAACATGGACCGGCTGAGCGCCGCCTATCCCATGACCACGCTCGTTGCCCACAACGGCATGGTCGGCCTGCCTGAAGGCCAGATGGGCAATTCCGAGGTCGGCCACCTCAACATCGGCGCCGGACGGATCGTCTACCAGGATTTCACCCGCATCAACCTGGCGGTGGAGCGGGGCGAGCTGGCCGCCAATCCGGTATTCAACAGGGTAATGGAGCAGGTCAAGGCGGCGGACAGCCGCCTGCATCTGTGCGGCCTGGTCTCCGACGGCGGTGTGCACAGCCATCTCCGTCACTTGATCGCCCTGATTGAACTGGCGGCAGCCAAGGGGGTCGAGGTGGTGGTGCACTGCTTCATGGACGGCCGCGACACCCCGCCGACGAGCGGCCTGGGTTTCATGGAGGAGCTGGTTGCGGCCATGGCACGGATCGGCTGCGGCCAGGTGGCCACGATCTCCGGCCGTTACTGGGCCATGGATCGGGACAAGCGTTGGGACCGGGTGAAAAAGGCCTGGGATGCCATGGTCGAAGGGGTTGGTCCGACCGCCGCCGATGCGGTCACGGTGATGCGCGAGGCCTATGCCCGGGGCGAGACCGACGAGTTTCTCACCCCGACCGTGCTGGTCGATGGCCAGGGCGTGCCGCTGGCCCGCATTCGCGATAATGATGCGGTGATCTTCTTTAATTTCCGCGCCGACCGGGTGCGCGAACTCTGTCATGCCTTTGGCGACGTCGATTTCAGCGGTTTTGATGCCGGCGTCCGGCCGCGGCTGCTGGCCCTGGCCACCATGACCGAGTACGAGGCCGATTTCCCCTTTCCCGTGGCCTTCCCGCCGGTGACACTCACCCACATCCTCGGCGAGGAGGTCAGTCGCCATGGCCGCCGCCAGCTGCGCATCGCCGAGACCGAGAAGTACGCCCATGTGACCTATTTTTTTAACGGCGGCAACGAGGTCCCCTATCCGGGCGAGGACCGGCTGCTGATCAATTCGCCGCGCGATGTGGCCACCTACGACCAGAAACCGCAGATGAGCGCGGTCGAGGTGACCGACCGGCTGCTCGCGGCCCTGGCCGAGCGGGAAGCGGCCGGTGCGCCCTACGATCTGGTGATCCTCAACTTCGCCAACGGCGACATGGTCGGCCATACCGGGATAATGGCCGCGGCGGTGGCGGCCTGCGAGACCGTGGACCGGTGCGTGGGCCGGATCGAGCAATTTGTCCGCGAGCGGGGTGGGGTGCTGTTGATCACCGCCGATCACGGCAACGCCGAGCAGATGGTCGACCCGCAGAACAGCGGCCCCTACACCGCCCATACCCTCAGTCCGGTGCCGTTCATCGTGGTCTCCGAGGCGTTCCGAAACCGGACCCTGCGCCCCGGCGGCGCGCTCAAGGACATCGCTCCCACCATCCTCACTCTGATGGAGCTGCCGATCCCGAAAGAGATGGAAGGGGAGAGCTTGATCGTCTGA
- the thrC gene encoding threonine synthase, translating to MRYISTRGGIEPLQFQDAVMMGLARDGGLLLPQTLPTVDTEVLDRWQHLPYQYLAREILSLFIDDIPQADLEDLIERAYASFAHPQVTPVTKRGDVYILELFHGPTLAFKDVALQLLGNLFEYVLARTGGFMNILGATSGDTGSAAIAGVRGKNKINIFILHPHGRTSPIQALQMTTVLDPNVFNIAVRGTFDDAQSIVKAIFNDLDFRDRYRLGAVNSINWARVLAQVVYYVYAYLKLRKLGSGSVDFSVPTGNFGDIFAGYVAKTLLPAGCIHTLILATNANDILARFVSQGDYSRGQVQATSSPSMDIQIASNFERYLYYLRGEDGAAVKADMEGFAATGKLDLSAFTARVAQDFRSRAVSEEETIATIGAFHREHGYLLDPHTAVGVKAALDLREPSRPVVCLATAHPAKFGEAVTRAIGSEPPLPLALADLANRESRCVVLDAEVETVKEFVARNGLQ from the coding sequence ATGCGCTATATCAGTACCCGGGGCGGCATCGAGCCCCTTCAGTTTCAGGATGCGGTGATGATGGGGCTGGCCCGGGACGGTGGCCTGCTTTTACCCCAGACCCTGCCCACGGTCGATACCGAGGTGCTCGACCGCTGGCAGCATCTGCCCTACCAATATCTGGCCCGGGAGATCCTCTCGCTGTTCATTGACGATATCCCCCAGGCCGATCTGGAAGACCTGATCGAGCGGGCCTATGCCTCCTTTGCCCATCCGCAGGTGACCCCGGTGACCAAACGGGGGGATGTCTACATCCTGGAGTTGTTCCACGGTCCGACGCTCGCCTTCAAGGACGTGGCCCTGCAACTGCTCGGCAACCTGTTCGAATATGTGCTGGCCCGCACCGGCGGCTTCATGAACATCCTCGGCGCCACCTCGGGCGACACCGGCAGTGCCGCCATTGCCGGGGTGCGCGGCAAAAACAAGATCAACATCTTCATCCTGCATCCGCACGGCCGCACCAGCCCCATCCAAGCCCTGCAGATGACCACGGTCCTTGACCCCAACGTGTTCAACATCGCGGTGCGCGGCACCTTTGACGATGCCCAGAGTATCGTCAAGGCCATCTTCAATGACCTCGATTTTCGCGACCGCTACCGGCTGGGCGCGGTCAACTCGATCAACTGGGCCCGGGTGCTGGCCCAGGTGGTGTACTATGTCTACGCCTATCTCAAGTTACGCAAACTGGGATCGGGCAGTGTTGATTTTTCGGTGCCCACCGGCAACTTCGGCGACATCTTCGCCGGCTATGTGGCCAAAACGCTGCTTCCCGCCGGTTGCATCCACACTCTGATCCTGGCCACCAACGCCAACGACATCCTGGCCCGTTTCGTCAGCCAAGGCGACTACTCACGGGGACAGGTGCAGGCCACCAGCAGTCCATCGATGGACATCCAGATCGCATCCAACTTCGAGCGCTACCTCTATTACCTGCGCGGCGAGGACGGCGCGGCGGTCAAGGCGGACATGGAAGGATTCGCCGCCACCGGAAAACTGGATCTCTCGGCCTTCACGGCACGGGTGGCCCAGGATTTCCGTTCGCGTGCGGTGTCCGAGGAGGAGACCATCGCCACCATCGGCGCATTCCACCGGGAGCACGGCTACCTGCTCGACCCGCACACCGCCGTCGGGGTCAAGGCCGCGCTCGACCTGCGCGAACCGAGCCGGCCGGTGGTCTGTCTGGCTACCGCCCATCCGGCCAAATTCGGTGAGGCGGTCACTCGGGCCATCGGCAGCGAGCCGCCCCTGCCGCTGGCCCTGGCCGATTTGGCCAACCGCGAAAGCCGCTGCGTCGTGCTCGATGCGGAGGTCGAGACAGTCAAGGAATTCGTGGCCAGGAATGGACTCCAGTGA
- a CDS encoding purine-nucleoside phosphorylase produces MIDIDRHRHEVETAVAFLRERISAPPEVLIQLGTGLGELVRAMEVECTLAYEAIPHFPRSTVTSHAGNLVIGRLAGKRAAILQGRFHCYEGYSAREVAFPIRVLALLGAKTAIITNASGGLNPAFQPGTIMVLNDHLNLLGDNPLRGPNVDAWGVRFPDLSTPYAPELRDLALSLAERLHRAEVTSGTYVCIPGPSLETPAETRFLRLIGADAVGMSSVPEILVALHAGLRVLGLSVVANVNDPDHFQPILLDDIIAAARRAEPRLQQLIIHILAELTP; encoded by the coding sequence ATGATCGACATTGACCGCCACCGGCACGAGGTCGAAACCGCGGTCGCCTTTCTCCGCGAGCGGATCAGCGCCCCGCCCGAGGTGCTCATCCAGTTGGGCACCGGTTTGGGTGAGCTGGTCCGGGCGATGGAGGTGGAGTGTACCCTGGCCTACGAGGCCATTCCCCACTTTCCCCGCTCCACCGTGACCAGCCATGCAGGCAACCTGGTCATCGGCCGGCTGGCCGGCAAACGCGCCGCCATCCTCCAGGGACGGTTCCACTGCTACGAGGGTTATTCGGCCCGCGAGGTGGCCTTCCCCATCCGGGTGCTGGCGCTGCTGGGAGCGAAAACGGCGATCATCACCAATGCCAGCGGCGGCCTCAACCCCGCCTTCCAGCCGGGAACGATCATGGTCTTGAACGATCACCTCAACCTGCTGGGCGACAACCCCCTGCGCGGGCCCAACGTGGATGCCTGGGGCGTGCGCTTTCCCGACCTTTCCACCCCCTATGCTCCGGAACTGCGTGACCTGGCCCTGTCGCTGGCCGAACGACTGCATCGTGCCGAAGTGACCAGCGGCACCTATGTGTGCATCCCCGGCCCGAGCCTGGAAACTCCGGCCGAGACCCGTTTTCTGCGCCTGATCGGTGCCGACGCGGTGGGCATGTCCTCGGTGCCGGAGATTCTGGTGGCCCTGCACGCGGGCTTGCGGGTGCTGGGGCTGTCGGTGGTGGCCAACGTCAACGATCCGGACCATTTTCAGCCGATCCTGCTCGACGACATCATCGCCGCCGCCCGCAGGGCCGAACCGCGTCTGCAACAGCTGATCATCCATATCCTGGCGGAGCTGACTCCATGA
- a CDS encoding amidohydrolase family protein: MNDPANLIITGQYLLTMDRGQTVIEEGGLAIAGDTIQAVGRAEDLVARFPNAQVMAEPHGLIMPGLVNVHTHAAMSLFRGLADDLPLMQWLQDYIFPLEATLTGDVVYQGTLLSLCEMIRSGTTSFCDMYLFAGDVARAAAEAGMRAWVGEVLYDFPSPNYGGLENGFAYVRELLGRYRHHPLVSITVDPHAVYTCSPELLTRLGALARDEGALYVIHLAENEEEVRTCRERYGRSPVDHLESLGLLHPQVVADHCVMLTPTEIALLAERGVKVAHCPESNLKLASGIAPVVDLLAAGIAVGLGTDGSASNNDVDLFGEMNTAAKIHKVDRMDPTVMSAATTLHAATLGGARVLGAEHLIGSLEPGKKADCIVLDLDQPHLTPMYNPISHLVYAARGADVIHSVINGQVVMRDRRLLTLDEAAILARAAEIGAGFRRGRNGG; encoded by the coding sequence ATGAACGATCCGGCGAACCTGATTATCACCGGCCAGTACCTGTTGACCATGGACCGCGGCCAAACCGTGATCGAGGAGGGCGGGCTGGCCATCGCAGGCGACACCATCCAGGCGGTGGGCAGGGCGGAAGACCTTGTGGCCCGTTTCCCGAACGCCCAAGTCATGGCCGAGCCCCATGGGTTGATCATGCCCGGGCTAGTCAATGTCCATACCCACGCGGCCATGTCCCTGTTCCGCGGCCTGGCCGACGATCTGCCGCTGATGCAGTGGCTGCAGGACTACATCTTTCCCCTTGAGGCCACCCTCACCGGCGACGTGGTTTATCAGGGCACCCTGCTTTCCCTCTGCGAGATGATCCGCTCCGGCACCACCTCGTTCTGCGACATGTACCTCTTTGCCGGCGACGTGGCCCGGGCAGCCGCCGAGGCCGGCATGCGGGCCTGGGTCGGCGAGGTGCTCTACGATTTCCCCTCGCCCAACTACGGGGGGTTGGAAAACGGTTTCGCCTACGTTCGGGAGCTCCTTGGCCGCTACCGGCACCATCCGCTGGTGAGCATCACCGTCGACCCGCACGCGGTCTACACCTGTTCGCCCGAACTGCTCACCCGGCTGGGGGCGCTGGCCAGGGACGAGGGGGCACTGTATGTGATCCATCTGGCGGAAAACGAGGAGGAGGTACGCACCTGCCGCGAGCGGTACGGCCGTTCGCCGGTGGACCATCTCGAATCCCTGGGGCTGCTGCATCCCCAGGTGGTGGCCGATCACTGCGTCATGCTCACCCCGACCGAGATCGCCCTGTTGGCCGAGCGCGGGGTCAAGGTGGCCCACTGCCCGGAATCGAACTTGAAACTGGCCTCGGGCATCGCCCCGGTGGTCGACCTGTTGGCGGCGGGCATTGCCGTGGGCCTGGGCACCGATGGCAGCGCCTCCAATAACGATGTTGATCTGTTCGGCGAGATGAACACCGCCGCCAAGATTCATAAGGTCGATCGCATGGACCCGACCGTGATGAGCGCCGCCACCACCTTGCACGCCGCCACCCTGGGCGGGGCCCGGGTGCTCGGCGCCGAGCACCTGATCGGCAGTCTGGAGCCCGGCAAGAAGGCCGACTGCATCGTGCTCGATCTCGACCAGCCGCATCTGACCCCGATGTACAACCCGATCTCCCATCTGGTCTACGCCGCGCGCGGCGCCGATGTGATCCATTCGGTGATCAATGGCCAAGTGGTGATGCGGGACCGCAGGCTGCTGACCCTTGACGAGGCCGCGATCCTCGCCCGGGCCGCCGAGATCGGGGCCGGTTTCCGCCGGGGCCGCAATGGCGGTTGA
- the tatA gene encoding twin-arginine translocase TatA/TatE family subunit gives MFGLGMPELIIILVIIVIIFGAGKLPEIGSGIGKGIRNFKEATKKDDEPKTLDDDKNKEA, from the coding sequence ATGTTCGGACTCGGAATGCCTGAACTGATCATTATCCTGGTTATCATCGTCATCATCTTTGGCGCCGGCAAACTGCCGGAAATCGGCAGCGGCATCGGCAAGGGCATCCGTAACTTCAAGGAGGCGACCAAAAAGGATGACGAACCCAAAACACTGGACGACGACAAAAACAAGGAGGCGTGA
- the tatA gene encoding twin-arginine translocase TatA/TatE family subunit, which translates to MFGLGTPELIIILLIAFLIFGSKKLPEIGAGLGKAIGSFKKGLGEVEEAGDSLKKNLPVVKEITDVKETIDKAKGITNVLGK; encoded by the coding sequence ATGTTTGGACTTGGAACCCCTGAACTGATCATCATTCTCCTGATCGCCTTCCTCATCTTCGGCAGCAAAAAACTGCCGGAAATCGGCGCCGGGCTCGGCAAGGCCATTGGCTCCTTCAAGAAGGGACTCGGCGAAGTCGAGGAGGCCGGCGACAGCCTCAAGAAAAATTTGCCGGTGGTCAAGGAGATCACCGACGTCAAGGAAACCATCGACAAGGCCAAGGGCATCACCAACGTCCTTGGCAAATAA
- a CDS encoding glutamate synthase — MCRLALKSADTPFSPYDVLTAMEAMQEGYDGSGLGLLLRGVEFEDFKLKPHHVVLSGIAHTEAAFHRLTDWMGGQGFQVKYVHEFERRPGLIEAKDRFNYMVRAYKMPDAWAGLTPEQIDDKLLEIRLAIRRDGDAHGGDITIFSLYRDVVMLKEVGWPLEVGDALGLSDGRLRARVVMAQGRQNTNYGINLYACHPFFIQGIATMTNGENTAFVPIKEWLLGKNIPGYIGYHSDSETFTHILHYITKKLKLPLELYKHVITPLKTEELDVHPNGDFLKGLRTACRRLIIDGPNAVIATLPDETCMLVMDQKKMRPATVGGRPGAWAIASEMCGVDAMVPDRDPALDFQPMRQHTVIIPPERKELTIWSQFDQFTLPQAA; from the coding sequence ATGTGCCGACTAGCCCTTAAAAGCGCAGATACACCCTTTTCGCCCTATGATGTCCTCACCGCCATGGAGGCCATGCAGGAAGGTTACGACGGCAGCGGGCTTGGCCTGCTGCTGCGCGGAGTGGAATTCGAGGATTTCAAACTCAAGCCCCACCATGTGGTCCTTTCCGGCATCGCCCACACCGAGGCGGCCTTCCATCGTCTGACCGACTGGATGGGCGGTCAGGGGTTCCAGGTCAAATACGTCCATGAGTTCGAGCGACGGCCGGGGCTGATCGAAGCCAAGGACCGGTTCAACTACATGGTGCGCGCCTACAAAATGCCGGACGCCTGGGCCGGCTTAACCCCGGAGCAGATCGACGATAAATTGCTGGAGATCCGGTTGGCCATCCGCCGTGACGGCGACGCCCACGGCGGCGACATCACCATCTTTTCCCTGTACCGCGACGTGGTGATGCTCAAGGAGGTTGGCTGGCCGCTGGAGGTTGGTGACGCCCTGGGGCTGTCGGATGGCCGACTCAGGGCGCGGGTGGTCATGGCCCAGGGCCGGCAGAACACCAACTACGGCATCAACCTCTATGCCTGCCACCCGTTTTTCATCCAGGGCATCGCCACCATGACCAATGGCGAGAACACCGCCTTCGTGCCGATCAAGGAGTGGCTCCTGGGCAAGAACATCCCCGGCTACATCGGCTACCATTCCGATTCCGAGACCTTCACCCACATCCTCCATTACATCACCAAGAAGTTGAAGCTGCCGCTGGAACTCTACAAGCACGTCATCACCCCGCTCAAAACCGAGGAGCTGGACGTGCATCCCAACGGCGATTTCCTCAAAGGGTTGCGTACCGCCTGCCGCCGTCTGATCATCGACGGACCCAACGCGGTCATCGCCACCCTCCCGGATGAAACCTGCATGCTGGTGATGGATCAGAAGAAGATGCGACCGGCCACGGTCGGCGGCCGTCCCGGCGCCTGGGCCATTGCCTCCGAGATGTGCGGGGTCGACGCCATGGTTCCGGACCGTGACCCGGCCCTTGATTTTCAGCCCATGCGGCAGCACACCGTCATTATTCCACCCGAGCGAAAGGAACTCACAATATGGTCTCAGTTCGATCAATTTACACTTCCCCAAGCAGCCTGA
- a CDS encoding glutamate synthase-related protein: MVSVRSIYTSPSSLSYHDLPWIIEHREDRCTLCGRCTAACPVGAISLSHFRQRVPKLDVLQKRRGSDYRHFTGIRQSTDIAKRCIGCGMCASVCPNEAIGPHANDNEHRSVFLLNQKGEAYKRGGRRNVPGRTVLDRISFGRISMLTDPALDAGRHEFNINTILGRVLPPEEFLRRKLAGEWIPPTREIFPFVIGSMSFGALSPNMWLGLLQGVAYCNEVLGIPVVMATGEGGCPPWVLKSPFLKYIILQIASGYFGWDEIIRAIPEMQCDPAAIEIKYGQGAKPGDGGLLMWFKVSKLIARLRGVPEGVDLPSPPVHQTLYSIEESVMKMIQTMSMAFGFRVPVYPKISGSTSAKSVLNNLVRNPYAGGLLIDGIDGGTGAAYNVSMDATGHPIASNLRECYLDLVRQGRQNEIPLFAAGGIGKNGNVAQNGMALIMLGASGVHIGKYIMQATAGCLGNEKGRCNVCNVGLCPKGITSQNPKLYRRLDPDDVAQRVVDVFMAIRTEIKKIMAPLGRSQSLPIGMSDALGIDDKAIAERLQINYIC, translated from the coding sequence ATGGTCTCAGTTCGATCAATTTACACTTCCCCAAGCAGCCTGAGTTATCACGACCTCCCCTGGATCATCGAGCACCGGGAGGATCGCTGCACGCTCTGTGGCCGCTGTACCGCGGCCTGCCCGGTGGGCGCCATCTCGCTGTCCCATTTCCGCCAGCGGGTGCCCAAGCTCGATGTGCTGCAGAAGAGGCGGGGCAGCGACTACCGCCACTTCACCGGCATCCGCCAGAGCACGGACATCGCCAAGCGGTGCATCGGCTGCGGCATGTGCGCCTCGGTGTGTCCGAACGAGGCCATCGGCCCGCACGCCAACGACAACGAGCACCGGTCGGTCTTCCTCCTCAACCAGAAGGGCGAGGCCTACAAGCGCGGCGGCCGGCGTAACGTCCCCGGCCGGACCGTGCTCGACCGCATCTCGTTCGGCCGTATTTCCATGCTCACCGATCCGGCGCTCGATGCCGGCCGCCACGAGTTCAACATCAATACCATCCTTGGCCGGGTGCTGCCGCCGGAGGAGTTTCTCCGCCGCAAGCTGGCCGGCGAGTGGATTCCGCCCACCCGCGAGATCTTCCCGTTCGTCATCGGCTCGATGTCGTTCGGTGCCCTGTCGCCCAACATGTGGCTCGGCCTGTTGCAGGGCGTGGCCTACTGCAACGAGGTGCTGGGCATTCCGGTGGTCATGGCCACCGGCGAGGGCGGCTGTCCGCCCTGGGTGCTGAAGAGCCCGTTTTTGAAATACATCATCTTGCAGATTGCCTCCGGCTACTTCGGCTGGGACGAGATCATCCGCGCCATTCCGGAGATGCAGTGCGATCCGGCGGCTATCGAGATCAAGTACGGCCAGGGCGCCAAGCCCGGCGATGGCGGTCTGCTGATGTGGTTCAAAGTCAGCAAGCTAATCGCCCGGCTGCGCGGCGTGCCCGAGGGAGTCGATCTGCCCTCGCCGCCGGTGCATCAGACGCTCTACTCCATCGAGGAGAGCGTCATGAAGATGATCCAGACCATGTCCATGGCCTTCGGCTTCCGGGTGCCGGTCTATCCCAAGATCTCCGGTTCAACCTCGGCCAAGTCGGTGCTCAACAACCTGGTGCGCAACCCCTATGCCGGCGGTCTGTTGATCGACGGCATCGACGGCGGCACCGGCGCGGCCTACAACGTCAGCATGGACGCCACCGGCCACCCGATCGCCTCCAACCTGCGCGAATGCTATCTCGATCTGGTCCGCCAGGGGCGGCAAAACGAGATTCCGTTGTTCGCCGCCGGCGGCATCGGCAAGAACGGCAACGTCGCCCAGAACGGCATGGCCCTGATCATGCTCGGCGCCTCCGGCGTGCACATCGGCAAATACATCATGCAGGCGACCGCCGGCTGCCTGGGCAACGAGAAGGGCCGGTGCAACGTGTGCAACGTCGGCCTCTGTCCCAAGGGCATCACCAGCCAGAATCCCAAGCTCTATCGCCGCCTCGATCCCGACGATGTCGCCCAGCGGGTGGTCGACGTGTTCATGGCCATCCGCACCGAGATCAAGAAGATCATGGCGCCGCTCGGCCGCTCCCAGAGTCTGCCCATCGGCATGTCCGATGCACTGGGCATTGACGACAAGGCCATCGCCGAACGGCTGCAGATCAACTACATCTGCTGA